In the Pseudochaenichthys georgianus chromosome 1, fPseGeo1.2, whole genome shotgun sequence genome, one interval contains:
- the LOC117452224 gene encoding up-regulator of cell proliferation-like, which produces MGFVRRVAGVSLRDKRSQLRKVLSKMGLEDYYDDKLTLSTVLEINQSDTSESKLESPKSYPEAFLRKLMMLNANARIVKWVSKDVDTDKQNTINPLDLITALFLCSDGFLQQDMVVKMALCQFAVPLLMPNHDTREITMMLWAMREIVRTFSPSKLAFRNVSCEERLVLTDIPLLSFVRLGRTSLSKSQVLNKLLSNTKECYDIFYNRNMEGGDVPRKISEGLVEMTWYLPCGKKNTDKFTEPLAVANLRGDIRDFDKQFSFLCQTSAAVYIFCDESEIDYFKHLEGMVVEARLLLISSIQGKSFTFKTMAITPSLKTTTVSRRKYTESELVKALQESVSKILGNCPVKVSLANLADTARRCDILVDEDIDECQGVRKNADNIIQHIADPSKFKEKQLPSQGHIWKELSLLETEYWRLRNAGNENIEDYRKSLKITEKDLKTHQQRLEIKAAMLRFFHGVASEVQRYYFLKWLEMDLDNLSRNELSDLKDKYKELREKCPEDTEKIAEIDQKISARSLRLEHFFRECGQLFLCANHLPEFSSQRKTVEQLPELCAQMLLDGFPLELVDGDVANIPLKWITEVLRELHKSMHSKSKLKVITIIGAENSGKSTLLNTMFGVRFAVSKGTCTRGAFIHLINVNEHVRRKLECDCIMIIDTEGLKPHQIVQDDHCHERDIEVASLAVALSDATIVSVSIDNSKEKDLLEMVLHAFTRLKNVGKKPLCHFVHTNMSESPDVERKKRGKELVKQLNEVIRKDTRMRKANITKCSDVMEFDRDTFSWYMPPVWNGTPPMAPFSVDYSETAHALKKRLIGDLKKCQGRGDLMQFISDVDRFWKGL; this is translated from the coding sequence GAAGGTGCTGTCAAAGATGGGCCTTGAAGACTATTATGATGACAAGCTCACACTAAGCACTGTTCTTGAGATCAATCAAAGTGATACATCAGAGAGCAAACTTGAAAGCCCAAAGTCATATCCTGAGGCTTTTTTGAGGAAACTCATGATGTTAAATGCAAATGCTCGAATTGTTAAATGGGTGTCCAAAGATGTTGATACAGACAAGCAAAACACCATCAATCCGTTGGACCTGATAACTGCGTTGTTTCTCTGTTCCGACGGCTTTCTTCAGCAAGACATGGTTGTGAAAATGGCACTGTGCCAGTTTGCGGTCCCGCTCCTCATGCCCAACCATGACACAAGAGAAATCACCATGATGCTGTGGGCTATGCGCGAAATAGTTCGGACCTTCAGCCCCTCCAAACTGGCATTCAGAAACGTAAGCTGTGAAGAAAGACTTGTGCTCACTGATATTCCTCTGCTGTCGTTCGTCAGGCTGGGGAGGACGAGCCTGTCCAAATCTCAGGTGCTGAACAAACTGCTCAGCAACACTAAGGAGTGTTATGATAtattttataatcgtaacaTGGAGGGTGGTGATGTACCCAGGAAGATTTCTGAGGGGCTAGTTGAAATGACCTGGTACCTCCCGTGTGGGAAAAAGAACACAGACAAATTCACTGAGCCGCTGGCCGTCGCCAACCTCAGAGGAGACATCAGGGACTTCGACAAGCAGTTCTCATTCCTCTGCCAGACCTCTGCAGCTGTGTACATCTTCTGTGATGAGTCAGAAATTGATTACTTCAAGCATTTGGAAGGGATGGTTGTGGAAGCCAGGTTGCTTTTGATAAGCAGCATACAGGGGAAAAGCTTCACATTCAAAACGATGGCAATCACACCTAGTTTAAAGACAACTACTGTGAGCCGGAGGAAATATACGGAGTCAGAACTGGTAAAGGCCCTCCAGGAATCAGTCTCTAAGATACTTGGAAACTGCCCAGTCAAAGTGTCGCTGGCAAATTTGGCAGACACAGCTCGCCGCTGTGATATCTTGGTTGATGAGGACATTGATGAATGCCAGGGTGTTAGGAAGAATGCAGATAACATCATCCAACACATCGCTGACCCCTCTAAGTTCAAAGAAAAACAACTACCTTCCCAGGGACACATCTGGAAAGAGCTTTCATTGCTCGAAACTGAGTACTGGAGACTGCGAAACGCTGGCAATGAAAACATTGAGGACTACCGCAAGTCTTTAAAAATAACAGAAAAAGATCTTAAAACTCACCAGCAAAGATTAGAGATAAAAGCTGCAATGCTTAGATTCTTTCACGGGGTGGCCTCAGAAGTGCAACGCTACTATTTCCTCAAATGGCTGGAAATGGATTTGGACAATCTGTCCCGAAATGAACTGTCGGATCTGAAAGATAAATATAAAGAGCTAAGGGAAAAATGTCCTGAAGACACAGAAAAGATTGCAGAGATTGATCAGAAAATATCAGCTCGTTCTTTACGCCTTGAGCACTTTTTCCGAGAGTGTGGCCAGCTGTTCCTATGTGCGAACCACCTGCCAGAATTCAGCAGTCAAAGAAAGACGGTGGAACAACTTCCTGAACTCTGTGCTCAGATGCTGCTAGATGGTTTCCCTCTTGAGCTCGTTGATGGAGATGTTGCAAACATTCCGTTGAAATGGATCACTGAGGTGCTAAGGGAGCTTCACAAGTCTATGCATTCCAAAAGTAAGCTGAAAGTCATCACAATCATCGGAGCTGAGAACTCAGGAAAATCGACTCTGCTAAACACCATGTTTGGGGTCAGGTTTGCAGTCAGCAAAGGCACATGCACCAGAGGGGCGTTCATCCACCTGATCAATGTCAACGAACACGTCAGGAGGAAACTGGAGTGCGACTGCATCATGATAATTGACACAGAGGGACTGAAACCACATCAGATTGTCCAAGATGATCACTGCCATGAACGTGACATAGAAGTAGCCAGCCTCGCTGTAGCACTTAGTGACGCCACAATCGTCAGTGTTTCCATTGACAACTCAAAAGAGAAAGATCTCTTAGAAATGGTGCTTCATGCTTTCACGAGGTTGAAGAATGTGGGCAAGAAGCCACTCTGTCATTTTGTGCACACCAACATGTCAGAAAGTCCTGATgtagagaggaagaagagaggtAAAGAGTTGGTGAAACAGCTCAATGAAGTGATCCGAAAGGACACTAGGATGAGGAAGGCCAACATCACTAAGTGCTCAGATGTGATGGAGTTTGATCGAGACACTTTCAGTTGGTACATGCCTCCGGTTTGGAACGGGACTCCACCAATGGCACCTTTCAGTGTTGACTACAGTGAGACGGCACATGCTTTGAAAAAGAGACTCATAGGGGACCTCAAAAAGTGCCAGGGAAGAGGTGATCTGATGCAATTTATCAGCGATGTGGATAGATTCTGGAAAGGTTTGTGA